The proteins below come from a single Alnus glutinosa chromosome 9, dhAlnGlut1.1, whole genome shotgun sequence genomic window:
- the LOC133876991 gene encoding proliferating cell nuclear antigen has product MLELRLVQGSLLKKVLEAIKDLVNDANFDCSATGFSLQAMDSSHVALVSLLLRSEGFEHYRCDRNLSMGMNLTNMSKMLKCAGNDDIITLKADDGSDTVTFMFESPTQDKISDFEMKLMDIDSEHLGIPEAEYHAIVRMPSSEFARICKDLSSIGDTVVISVTKEGVKFSTRGDIGTANIVCRQNNTVDKPEEATIIEMTEPVSLTFALRYMNSFTKATPLSSIVTISLSSDLPVVVEYKIAEMGYIRFYLAPKIEEDEDETKPQA; this is encoded by the exons ATGCTTGAACTCCGGCTAGTACAAGGGTCGCTGCTGAAGAAGGTTTTGGAGGCGATCAAGGACCTGGTCAACGATGCAAACTTCGACTGCTCGGCCACGGGGTTCTCGCTCCAGGCCATGGACTCCAGCCACGTGGCGCTGGTGTCTCTGCTCCTCAGATCCGAGGGCTTCGAGCACTATCGCTGCGACCGCAACCTTTCCATGGGCATGAACCTCACCAACATGTCCAAGATGCTCAAGTGTGCCGGCAACGATGACATCATCACCCTCAAGGCCGACGATGGCAGCGACACCGTCACCTTCATGTTCGAGAGCCCTA CACAAGACAAAATATCTGATTTTGAGATGAAACTGATGGATATCGATAGCGAGCACCTTGGAATTCCGGAGGCAGAGTACCATGCTATTGTTAGGATGCCTTCGTCTGAGTTTGCTAGGATTTGCAAAGATCTCAGCAGCATTGGTGACACTG TTGTCATCTCTGTGACCAAGGAAGGTGTCAAGTTCTCCACAAGGGGTGATATTGGAACTGCAAATATTGTTTGCAGGCAGAACAACACAGTAGACAAG ccAGAAGAAGCAACAATCATAGAGATGACTGAGCCAGTGTCATTGACATTTGCGCTGAGGTACATGAACTCCTTTACGAAGGCGACCCCATTGTCGAGCATTGTGACAATTAGCTTGTCCTCAGATCTGCCTGTCGTGGTTGAATACAAGATTGCAGAGATGGGTTATATTAGGTTCTACTTGGCTCCCAAGATagaggaggatgaagatgagACAAAGCCTCAAGCTTAG
- the LOC133877434 gene encoding protein GRAVITROPIC IN THE LIGHT 1 produces MASKVSNFSDLIQRVAASCLLHPLAAGRHESGGNRAVDEDEEYESDYQEDEEEEEESEEEKERCRAWEGTKEEVRVERVVEMERLMSEVFDAVSAMKRAYVGLQESHCPWDPEKMRVADVAVVAELRRLGVLRERFRRRMRRGCGGDAFGARRRRVSGGVAVREVVAPYESAVEELKREVKARESEVESLKEKLRNVAVSSLGLSGTNGKKGSAGSNHSKRKLYCTIQGQVAPRPAPELFEATMRQVKEASKSFTSLLLSLMRSARWDIAAAVRSIEAATATATDTDFPTTTTLVIAPHHAKYALESYVSRKLFQAFDHETFYMDGSLSSLLNPDQFRCDCFTQYRDMKAMDPTELLGILPTCNFGKFCSKKYLSIVHPKMEESLFGDSEQRRQILTGNHPRTQFYGEFLVLAKSVWLLHLLAFSLDPTPSQFEASRGAEFHPQYMESVVRFPGGRVPAGQVVGFPVSPGFKLGNGSVIKARVHLISRT; encoded by the exons ATGGCGAGCAAGGTGTCGAATTTCTCGGATCTGATCCAACGAGTCGCGGCCTCATGCTTGCTGCACCCGCTCGCGGCGGGGCGGCACGAGTCCGGCGGGAATCGAGCCGTAGACGAGGACGAAGAGTACGAGTCCGATTATcaggaagacgaagaagaagaagaagaaagcgaAGAGGAAAAGGAAAGGTGTAGGGCTTGGGAGGGAACAAAGGAGGAGGTGAGGGTAGAGAGAGTGGTGGAGATGGAGAGGCTGATGAGCGAGGTTTTCGACGCCGTTTCGGCGATGAAGAGGGCCTACGTGGGCCTACAAGAATCGCATTGCCCGTGGGACCCGGAGAAGATGAGGGTGGCTGACGTGGCGGTGGTGGCGGAGCTGAGGAGGCTCGGAGTGTTGAGGGAGAGATTTAGGAGGAGGATGAGGAGGGGTTGTGGCGGGGACGCGTTTGGTGCACGGAGGAGGAGGGTGAGTGGGGGCGTGGCAGTGAGGGAGGTGGTGGCTCCGTACGAGTCGGCGGTAGAGGAGCTGAAGAGGGAGGTGAAGGCGCGGGAATCGGAGGTTGAGAGTCTCAAGGAGAAGCTTAGGAACGTCGCCGTTTCGAGCCTGGGCCTTAGTGGGACCAATGGGAAGAAGGGAAGCGCTGGGTCGAACCATTCAAAGCGGAAGCTCTACTGCACTATTCAAGGTCAAG TTGCACCACGCCCAGCACCAGAGCTTTTTGAAGCCACAATGAGGCAGGTGAAAGAGGCATCCAAGTCCTTCACatccctcctcctctccctcATGCGCTCTGCCAGGTGGGACATAGCTGCCGCCGTGCGTTCCATCGAGGCTGCCACTGCCACTGCCACCGACACAGACTttcccaccaccaccaccttaGTCATTGCACCCCACCATGCCAAATACGCTCTCGAATCGTACGTTTCACGCAAACTCTTCCAAGCCTTCGACCACGAGACCTTCTACATGGATGGCAGCCTCTCCTCCCTCCTCAACCCCGACCAGTTCCGTTGCGACTGCTTCACCCAGTACCGCGACATGAAGGCCATGGACCCCACCGAGCTTCTTGGAATCTTACCCACCTGCAACTTCGGGAAGTTTTGCTCCAAGAAGTACCTCTCTATTGTCCATCCCAAGATGGAGGAGTCTTTGTTCGGAGACTCGGAGCAGCGACGCCAGATCTTGACCGGAAACCACCCCAGGACTCAGTTTTACGGGGAGTTCTTAGTGCTTGCGAAGTCTGTGTGGCTGCTTCACTTGCTGGCATTCTCGCTTGACCCGACACCTAGTCAGTTCGAGGCCAGTCGCGGGGCTGAGTTTCATCCACAATATATGGAGAGTGTTGTTCGGTTTCCCGGTGGGCGAGTGCCTGCGGGTCAGGTCGTCGGATTCCCGGTTAGCCCTGGATTCAAGCTTGGCAACGGGTCGGTTATCAAGGCTAGGGTGCACCTGATATCCAGGACATGA
- the LOC133877435 gene encoding mitochondrial uncoupling protein 2 isoform X2, protein MHSVLARAKFCTLPLDTAKVRLQLQKKAVTVDAVGISKYRGLLGTIATIAREEGLPALWKGIIPGLQRQCIYGGLRISLYVPVKTYLVGSEFIGEIPLYHKILAAFLTGAIAILVANPTDLVKVRLQAEGKLPAGVPRRYSGALDAYLTIVKQEGLGALWTGLGPNVARNAIINAAELASYDQVKQMILKIPGFMDNVLTHLLAGLGAGFFAVCIGSPVDVVKSRMMGDSSYKNTLDCFIKTLKSEGFLAFYKGFFPNFGRLGAWNVIMFLTFEQAKNFFGGEA, encoded by the exons ATGCATTCTGTTCTAGCCCGAGCTAAG TTCTGTACTCTTCCTTTGGACACTGCTAAAGTCAGGCTTCAGCTTCAAAAGAAAGCAGTTACAGTGGATGCAGTAGGTATATCCAAATATAGGGGCTTGTTGGGTACTATTGCTACTATTGCTAGGGAAGAAGGTCTGCCAGCACTTTGGAAAGGCATTATTCCAGGATTACAACGCCAGTGTATTTATGGAGGCTTAAGGATTAGCTTATATGTTCCC GTTAAAACATATCTTGTTGGCAGTGAATTTATTGGAGAGATTCCTTTATACCACAAAATACTTGCTGCGTTTTTGACGG GTGCTATAGCAATTTTAGTCGCTAATCCAACTGATCTTGTCAAAGTTCGACTTCAAGCTGAAGGAAAATTGCCAGCTGGGGTGCCTAGGCGTTATTCTGGAGCTTTGGATGCTTATTTAACCATTGTGAAGCAG GAAGGATTAGGGGCCCTGTGGACTGGGCTCGGCCCAAATGTAGCACGAAATGCTATAATAAATGCTGCTGAACTAGCCAGTTATGACCAAGTGAAGCAG ATGATTTTGAAAATTCCAGGGTTCATGGACAATGTTTTAACTCATCTGCTAGCTGGTCTAGGTGCAGGTTTTTTTGCTGTCTGTATCGGTTCTCCTGTTGACGTG GTGAAATCTAGAATGATGGGAGATTCAAGTTACAAAAACACGCTTGATTGCTTTATCAAAACTTTGAAGAGTGAG GGATTTCTTGCCTTTTATAAAGGGTTCTTCCCTAACTTTGGTCGGCTCGGAGCTTGGAATGTGATTATGTTTCTAACTTTTGAGCAA GCAAAGAACTTTTTCGGAGGGGAAGCCTAA
- the LOC133877435 gene encoding mitochondrial uncoupling protein 2 isoform X3 yields the protein MADLKPQTDISFAEIFLCSALAACFAEFCTLPLDTAKVRLQLQKKAVTVDAVGISKYRGLLGTIATIAREEGLPALWKGIIPGLQRQCIYGGLRISLYVPVKTYLVGSEFIGEIPLYHKILAAFLTGAIAILVANPTDLVKVRLQAEGKLPAGVPRRYSGALDAYLTIVKQEGLGALWTGLGPNVARNAIINAAELASYDQVKQMILKIPGFMDNVLTHLLAGLGAGFFAVCIGSPVDVALCSCASERL from the exons ATGGCAGATCTCAAGCCCCAGACGGACATTTCATTCGCTGAGATATTCCTGTGCAGCGCTCTCGCGGCTTGTTTTGCCGAG TTCTGTACTCTTCCTTTGGACACTGCTAAAGTCAGGCTTCAGCTTCAAAAGAAAGCAGTTACAGTGGATGCAGTAGGTATATCCAAATATAGGGGCTTGTTGGGTACTATTGCTACTATTGCTAGGGAAGAAGGTCTGCCAGCACTTTGGAAAGGCATTATTCCAGGATTACAACGCCAGTGTATTTATGGAGGCTTAAGGATTAGCTTATATGTTCCC GTTAAAACATATCTTGTTGGCAGTGAATTTATTGGAGAGATTCCTTTATACCACAAAATACTTGCTGCGTTTTTGACGG GTGCTATAGCAATTTTAGTCGCTAATCCAACTGATCTTGTCAAAGTTCGACTTCAAGCTGAAGGAAAATTGCCAGCTGGGGTGCCTAGGCGTTATTCTGGAGCTTTGGATGCTTATTTAACCATTGTGAAGCAG GAAGGATTAGGGGCCCTGTGGACTGGGCTCGGCCCAAATGTAGCACGAAATGCTATAATAAATGCTGCTGAACTAGCCAGTTATGACCAAGTGAAGCAG ATGATTTTGAAAATTCCAGGGTTCATGGACAATGTTTTAACTCATCTGCTAGCTGGTCTAGGTGCAGGTTTTTTTGCTGTCTGTATCGGTTCTCCTGTTGACGTG GCTCTATGCAGCTGTGCTAGTGAAAGATTGTGA
- the LOC133877435 gene encoding mitochondrial uncoupling protein 2 isoform X1 has translation MADLKPQTDISFAEIFLCSALAACFAEFCTLPLDTAKVRLQLQKKAVTVDAVGISKYRGLLGTIATIAREEGLPALWKGIIPGLQRQCIYGGLRISLYVPVKTYLVGSEFIGEIPLYHKILAAFLTGAIAILVANPTDLVKVRLQAEGKLPAGVPRRYSGALDAYLTIVKQEGLGALWTGLGPNVARNAIINAAELASYDQVKQMILKIPGFMDNVLTHLLAGLGAGFFAVCIGSPVDVVKSRMMGDSSYKNTLDCFIKTLKSEGFLAFYKGFFPNFGRLGAWNVIMFLTFEQAKNFFGGEA, from the exons ATGGCAGATCTCAAGCCCCAGACGGACATTTCATTCGCTGAGATATTCCTGTGCAGCGCTCTCGCGGCTTGTTTTGCCGAG TTCTGTACTCTTCCTTTGGACACTGCTAAAGTCAGGCTTCAGCTTCAAAAGAAAGCAGTTACAGTGGATGCAGTAGGTATATCCAAATATAGGGGCTTGTTGGGTACTATTGCTACTATTGCTAGGGAAGAAGGTCTGCCAGCACTTTGGAAAGGCATTATTCCAGGATTACAACGCCAGTGTATTTATGGAGGCTTAAGGATTAGCTTATATGTTCCC GTTAAAACATATCTTGTTGGCAGTGAATTTATTGGAGAGATTCCTTTATACCACAAAATACTTGCTGCGTTTTTGACGG GTGCTATAGCAATTTTAGTCGCTAATCCAACTGATCTTGTCAAAGTTCGACTTCAAGCTGAAGGAAAATTGCCAGCTGGGGTGCCTAGGCGTTATTCTGGAGCTTTGGATGCTTATTTAACCATTGTGAAGCAG GAAGGATTAGGGGCCCTGTGGACTGGGCTCGGCCCAAATGTAGCACGAAATGCTATAATAAATGCTGCTGAACTAGCCAGTTATGACCAAGTGAAGCAG ATGATTTTGAAAATTCCAGGGTTCATGGACAATGTTTTAACTCATCTGCTAGCTGGTCTAGGTGCAGGTTTTTTTGCTGTCTGTATCGGTTCTCCTGTTGACGTG GTGAAATCTAGAATGATGGGAGATTCAAGTTACAAAAACACGCTTGATTGCTTTATCAAAACTTTGAAGAGTGAG GGATTTCTTGCCTTTTATAAAGGGTTCTTCCCTAACTTTGGTCGGCTCGGAGCTTGGAATGTGATTATGTTTCTAACTTTTGAGCAA GCAAAGAACTTTTTCGGAGGGGAAGCCTAA